The window aatttcaaaaaactCAATTCGAAACTCATACACTAGATGTCGCACTAAgatttatttgtatttttttttttgactaaaattataatcagttttataaatattttcttgAATCTTGAAAATTAACAATAATCTTACAGATAACTAAATCTGacaaaaataagaataattattatttttgtaaaAGCATTTTAAGGCGAGCCTCATTAATACAATGAGAAAATTCTCGGACATATTGGCTGCAGAgaagagatttttttccatttatttcgTAACaacgaatcaatttttcttccacTTCTTTACACGGCTGCTCTCGCGGTCCATCTTTTTTGTCAAGTACAGTTCCatcgaaatgttttttcaaaacaatatcatcaattcgTTTCACTTCGGTGGCCATTAATTGACGATTTTTATGTATCAAATCCTTGTTTAATCGATCCATTTCTTCAAGATTCTTACGCCACATCATCTGATAATGCTGTAGTTTACGTTCATATTCACCACGAAGCTCGAGCAACAAAAAGTTGGGATCAAATCCTGGATTGAAGTTCGGATAAGGCTGCTGTGGTTTATTATGAGTaagtttttcaaattcatctaACGTTTGATTGTGAACATTTTGTTGAGCATCGTGTGTTGGCAATGATGGAAGTTCAGGATAGATAGTTGGATATGAAACACCTCGAGATGGATCACTACTGGCTGTGAATGTATTCGTATTGGGTTTGATTGGTTCAGTGACCGGTGTTTTAATCGGAATATCtgcatttgttgatgaactGGTGAGATTTTGCTGTTGCTTCTGTCGAGTCATCTTATCTCTCAACGATTTAGAAATCAGAATCTGATCCCTATCATCGTTGACGATCGTAAAACGTGTGTTAGCCATTTTagatgaatagaaaaatttttttctcaaactGACAAAAACCAATCagtaatttgaaaatgattcaaaatgcTCAAGAATTTTGCAACACAAATAACCTTAAATGAACACATATGTTCGCGAACTTTTCGGAAAATTACCcaacaaaaatggaatttcCTGTAAACATTCTTAgtttattgaataatgaatactGTTGTGATTATTGTTACGTTGACAAATCAACTTTAATTTTGATgcatttgtcaatttttagGTTGGGACGTCATTTCAATCATGAGACCATTATCATGCACATCAATCTTTGTCTATTTATTTCTCGGTTATATCATCTATTCAACATATATTTTTTACACGTTCTTATATCCATCAGAATGTTTGGACAAAGACGCTAAAAAATGTCTGAATCCAGCTTTTAAATCAACTGATGTATTTCAGTTATTCCTATGCACTTCAATAGAATCCGAGACTATCATTGCTGTGATTGATACGAATTTagattgttatcatcataatgtatCTTTTAATTTAGCCGAACCATTTCAATTGTAAGTATTGAAGTATTAGATATATGCTTatgaataattatgattttcCAAAATgtagaaattttcaaattgaactCCCACctaaaacattgaataatggTTCTTTATATCAACATGTCATCCTAACCAAATTGATGAGTTCATATCAAGTGACCACTAATATCATACAATCGAAACACACTGTAATATTTGTTGCACCATTGACACGTTATCTTCTCCCCACcgaaaatatattcaatctTTTGAGATCAGATAATCTAAAAACGACTCAATCAACCAAAGATTCAAAACGTCCTGTGACACATTGGCGATCAAAAGTCATTGTAAATGGATTACAGGAACCATTTTCTCTATTCAAATCTGCTTTGCCCTATGAAATGCTATATCTGTTTCAATTGGATAGCAAAGATCGATATTTACCCATTATCGTCATAAGTGATGCCCGTCAGCGTTTACTAGATTTACAGCAATTaccaaaagaaaacaaaccaCCTGTTAATATGCCATTGGAGGTCATTTATGAACCACTTCCAATGGGAAGACTTCGTTTGagtttattgattgaaaaagcGTTTGaaaccatgaaaaaaatgggattCGGTGAACGAGAAATCGAGGACGCAAAAggaatattttttgaaacaaatggcagttttttattgttaacTATTCTGATCGTTTCCTTTCATGtaagaattttcaaatattgaaacaCTTTCTAATATTATTTTCCTTAGgctttgtttgattttttggcCTTCAAAAATGATATACAATTTTGGCGCCATCGTGAAACAATGGAAggattatcattcaattcaatattatGGCGTTTCATATCCCAATTCTTAATTACATTATATCTAATGGATCAAGAATCCAGTAAATTGATAACCATTCCATCGATGATTGCAACCGTGATTGAATTGTGGAAAATGAAGAAGCTTGCACACATTGAATTTAAAGGTTTACGATTGATACGTAAAGCTGATTATCGACCTACCaatatggaaacaaaaactatCGAATTAGATAGTTGGACGTTGAAAATTCTTAACTATTATATCCTACCACCTTTGCTTGGGGGTGGAgccatttattcaattctttatATCAAACATAAATCTCTTTATTCATGGGCTATTCAATCCGCAGTCAACGGTGCTTATTGTTTCGGTTTCATCTCGATGTTACCACAATTGTTTATAAACTATAAACTTAAATCTGTGGCTCATTTACCTTGGCGTGCATTCATGTACAAAGCGTTCAatacattcattgatgatttttttgcctTTCTTATACCTTCCGTACCAACCAGTCATCGTTTGGCAACATTTCGTGatgatatcatttttttaatttatcttTATCAACGATGGtaagaatcattttttaattatataTAATCAGAATTAACTCTTAAAACCTACAGGCTTTATCCGATCGATCGTAACCGAATGATTGTAGCTCAATTTGGTGATCAATCTTTGGCTGATGTGAGTgaagaacaaacaaaaacgatgGCACATAAAAAGAATGATTAACCTTCtgattcgatttgaaaaTCGGTTTCAATTCAAAGTGCAATGTGGAAATATACAAGTTTAATATTATTTCTAGTAAGGACAAACATTAATGTATTTTCTGGAATTCGTTCTGAATTTGTTGTATGTCGTCGTGATTTGAATTTCCGATTTAATAAtacgaagaaaaatttcttattctttttaatcatttgtaTCATGCACAAATATTTATCAAACGGATAATAAAAAGGcagaataatttgaattcaaaatactGAATTATTCTTTGTTCGGATTTCGTtggaatgagaaaaatgaaaaagaagagaCCATtctttgattgaatattcgCTATTATTATACCATAGAAAAGAATAATAAGTTATATTCTCTCAATTTTTTATGGAtcagtttttcatttgactGGCCGCTACTACTGTTtggacttttttttggtaaagaaaatttaacttcattttgaattcgatttttttttctttttttatttcaatcaacaCAATTACCATTCATAATTTTCAGTATGTTAGTTGTCTGTGTCgaatattcaaaacaaacattataaaaaattgattttttagaTCAGAATTTCAGGAATGGACATGTAAAAGAATTACGTCATTGGCAAACAATAACcgatatttgatttttattgctACTATATCacattatattcattatttggataaaattttcaactaaAAGACTGACTTTTCAgatttttgcaaaaaaaaattttatcaaagaATTTCCTTGGACTAACAggcgttgtttttttattctgttcaaATATATCTTCgttcatgttgatgataataatcggaTCAGATGGGCCCACTGACGATCGAATAGATCAATTCGTATTTTTGGGAGTGGTTCCATTTTTCTATATCCTTCACTCTATATTTCGTGTTCGGCcaaagatgaattttttctacctatgaattcatcatttattttagtAATAAATTGCTTTTggctcgattttttttggcaatacATAACATAGTgagaataaattattaataattatatCATATATAAGATTTAGATCTCATtcgattgttattgttattttcgtTGCAAATAATTGATAGCGGATTAAAAGAACTCAACGAAATTCttcaacattaaaaaaatgacgaaaacgacgacgatgagaACATTCTCCTTCAATTCCAATGTTTGATCTGATTCAATCTTTtctataaatataaaataaaagtgaTAGAAAGATTCTTTTTcggaacattattattattttgatttttgttattacTATAGATTTATagattttctttgtttttttaccatcatcttgttgtttgaaatattgaaataaaaaaaacaaagcaacTAATAATGGCCGAAAAAATGACCATTCAacacaacaaaatatataaacataAAGCCATAAGAAATATAcgatatttttctttgaattctTTTGGATTCGATATAAATCGTAATTGTATTTGACAAATTCTGTGAagatattttcaaatatctATCCTATATGTATCAAATgtgaagaagaaagaaaaaagataaaattaCAGAACTGTCAATACAATAAAACTTGATAAAGAATAACTTGTGATGAAAGAAacttgaataaaattgaaaaggaTATATAGAGTAAAAACCAACAAATCACTATTCCGGAACAAACATGTTTCTACTTATACTCGAGTAAATGACTTGCCAACgcattgaaaattcatgatTCTAAAAGGAAAACATTTTATCAGGATAAAATGTGGGAGCTAAAAATCAGGATTTTGATTTAGAATTGATGGAATTATTAGCGAATAGAAAAAGTATTTACTTTACAATATCGTGGCTGCTGCAAAAACATTAACTGATTTCTTCTTTTACATATAAGATTTTAAATGTAAAACGAAGCAATTTCCCATTTCTAATCTATAgttgttcatttttagcTAGAACTATAGTcgtaattgaaaaatatcgtAATAAAAgctgacaaacaaacaaaaaaaaattctattagatttccaattcaatctgtaatcaacaaacaaataaatgaaaaacaaaaacaattacgGCCAATCGGTAAATAAGATTCGAATAAAGAATCAGGAAGTATTGAATATCATTATACAGCCATTTTGAAGGAACAAATATGATATCATCATAGTTTTGTTCATGACTCCAATTCCAATAAAATTAATACTGCCATCATCTAAATCAGCCATATGAATACAAGAATAGCATCTAGACTCtagtttttttcaacaagCATCTTGAATTTGACCaccatattgatgatgatgatgattttcatcattgttatcatATAAATACATAAATGAATGTTATACgggtcaaatttttttttgttttgtttctttatagaaataaatttacttttcaaaatcaaacttGCACACGCACCGTCGATTTATGTTCACCAATGGGAATATCTCacgtctttttttctttttgttcaaattatttatttgatcgCTTCATGATAGTGAATGTTTTATAAAGAAATATTCACTGATAAACATCCCTCTACACtaccatttgattgataaagtCTTTTCTGGCTTTGATCctaattaaattttgttatccccaataatgatgatggcggtgGACCGAGACTAATTtatgatgttaatgatgaagaatctAGAGGCATCATGAGGAATTTATGCTGGTTAATGTagaatcgaaacaaaaacatatcTAATTCTTTTACACATCAATGAGTGGAAAGAATCTTAGAGGTTTCATCAGCAAACAGAATGTTCACGATTTCAATctacaaaataataaaaccaGGTGAACAGTTTGGATTGAAGAATTTCAACTCTCATCTGTATTATATAAATTGTTTGAGGcattaattttattctattgTTGTTCTGAAATACTCGAAATATTTTTCGTCATCAATGTACGTATGtgtaatgaaattgattgtaaattttGTTCACGTTTCTAATCAATTGTGATACATAGTTATCAacgatgattttattttctggcaaaaaaaaaaatgaa of the Dermatophagoides farinae isolate YC_2012a chromosome 1, ASM2471394v1, whole genome shotgun sequence genome contains:
- the LOC124491481 gene encoding uncharacterized protein LOC124491481, encoding MANTRFTIVNDDRDQILISKSLRDKMTRQKQQQNLTSSSTNADIPIKTPVTEPIKPNTNTFTASSDPSRGVSYPTIYPELPSLPTHDAQQNVHNQTLDEFEKLTHNKPQQPYPNFNPGFDPNFLLLELRGEYERKLQHYQMMWRKNLEEMDRLNKDLIHKNRQLMATEVKRIDDIVLKKHFDGTVLDKKDGPREQPCKEVEEKLIRCYEINGKKSLLCSQYVREFSHCINEARLKMLLQK
- the LOC124493164 gene encoding lipid scramblase CLPTM1L — protein: MRPLSCTSIFVYLFLGYIIYSTYIFYTFLYPSECLDKDAKKCLNPAFKSTDVFQLFLCTSIESETIIAVIDTNLDCYHHNVSFNLAEPFQLNFQIELPPKTLNNGSLYQHVILTKLMSSYQVTTNIIQSKHTVIFVAPLTRYLLPTENIFNLLRSDNLKTTQSTKDSKRPVTHWRSKVIVNGLQEPFSLFKSALPYEMLYLFQLDSKDRYLPIIVISDARQRLLDLQQLPKENKPPVNMPLEVIYEPLPMGRLRLSLLIEKAFETMKKMGFGEREIEDAKGIFFETNGSFLLLTILIVSFHALFDFLAFKNDIQFWRHRETMEGLSFNSILWRFISQFLITLYLMDQESSKLITIPSMIATVIELWKMKKLAHIEFKGLRLIRKADYRPTNMETKTIELDSWTLKILNYYILPPLLGGGAIYSILYIKHKSLYSWAIQSAVNGAYCFGFISMLPQLFINYKLKSVAHLPWRAFMYKAFNTFIDDFFAFLIPSVPTSHRLATFRDDIIFLIYLYQRWLYPIDRNRMIVAQFGDQSLADVSEEQTKTMAHKKND